From Bacteroidales bacterium, one genomic window encodes:
- a CDS encoding leucine-rich repeat domain-containing protein: MKRFFTNEFAQAAILAFAAIIAFAFFALTATSCAKTDELSGEKNKLMTINANIDSGTKAEASLVDGTKVYYTENGDDAHHTMSVTWATSDKMFVYDGNANSANFDIFTYAGTDNAKSGKFTGTLASTITNGHQIYAIAQGNESSYYGGSAKINGCGIDVSTTQGSYSLLYNQANELRATSYMYAGATYSGDSIPALTFHNAMGAIRVNLPSDVWRFYQKIRSYSADASICNSAVMEVKGTGTSVYPVWTGQTRFGTREIMNWTGNCSFDQSDYRFYFTMLPQTSCKGLTIVLTAGGLNVSATDVYYYMLTGTTAIESSKYYVIPASAFKTGALLSNETQRGTSDFWYCNKNPQGTELKTYLTAVNGNTARNIVAVAEGFTETPAALQGCNRLQTFIDNDCTALSANMFNGCTNLQNVSIDGVTSLPANAFTGCTSLTHLNLTASGGMDTIGDYAFSGCTALTTLKIYQRVYNWGVTVFDGVNTGNVDLYVNTGQTGVSGNTITCGSTTYTFKNIYATL; the protein is encoded by the coding sequence ATGAAAAGATTTTTCACAAATGAATTTGCGCAAGCTGCAATTTTGGCATTTGCAGCAATTATCGCTTTTGCGTTTTTTGCGCTTACGGCAACATCCTGCGCCAAGACAGATGAACTGTCGGGAGAAAAAAATAAGCTGATGACCATTAACGCAAACATTGACAGCGGCACAAAAGCAGAGGCAAGTCTTGTGGATGGCACAAAGGTATATTATACAGAGAATGGCGATGATGCTCATCATACTATGAGTGTTACATGGGCGACTAGTGACAAGATGTTTGTGTATGACGGCAATGCTAATAGTGCAAATTTTGACATATTTACCTATGCCGGTACTGACAACGCAAAAAGCGGAAAATTTACCGGAACACTCGCCTCTACAATTACAAATGGGCATCAGATTTATGCTATTGCGCAAGGTAACGAAAGTTCTTATTATGGTGGTAGCGCTAAAATTAACGGATGTGGCATAGATGTTTCAACTACCCAAGGTAGTTACAGCTTATTATACAATCAGGCAAACGAACTTAGGGCAACATCCTATATGTATGCCGGAGCAACTTATTCAGGGGATTCAATTCCAGCTTTGACATTTCACAATGCGATGGGGGCAATCAGGGTAAATCTGCCTAGTGACGTATGGCGTTTTTACCAAAAAATCAGAAGTTATTCTGCGGATGCATCTATTTGCAACTCAGCTGTTATGGAAGTTAAGGGGACAGGAACAAGTGTTTATCCTGTATGGACTGGCCAAACACGCTTTGGAACTAGAGAAATTATGAACTGGACAGGCAATTGTTCTTTCGATCAGTCAGATTATAGATTCTATTTTACGATGTTGCCGCAAACCTCCTGCAAAGGTTTAACAATTGTACTTACAGCCGGAGGTTTAAATGTCAGCGCAACAGATGTTTATTATTATATGCTTACCGGAACAACAGCTATTGAAAGCAGCAAGTACTACGTGATACCTGCATCTGCATTCAAAACCGGAGCATTGCTTTCTAATGAAACTCAAAGAGGTACGTCCGATTTTTGGTATTGCAATAAAAATCCCCAGGGTACAGAACTTAAGACATATCTGACTGCAGTTAATGGAAATACTGCAAGAAATATTGTGGCTGTTGCAGAGGGCTTCACGGAAACTCCTGCAGCACTGCAAGGTTGCAACCGTCTGCAAACATTTATTGATAATGATTGTACAGCCCTGTCTGCTAACATGTTTAACGGATGTACAAATCTTCAGAACGTCTCTATAGATGGCGTTACATCCCTGCCGGCAAATGCGTTCACAGGATGTACATCCCTGACACATTTGAATTTAACTGCAAGTGGTGGTATGGATACCATTGGAGATTATGCATTTAGCGGTTGTACGGCATTAACAACTCTTAAAATATATCAACGTGTATATAATTGGGGAGTTACTGTATTTGACGGCGTAAATACCGGGAATGTTGATTTGTACGTTAATACCGGCCAAACGGGCGTGAGCGGCAATACAATTACTTGCGGCAGCACCACGTATACCTTCAAAAATATTTACGCAACGTTATAA
- the rpsO gene encoding 30S ribosomal protein S15, which produces MSEYLASDKKQDIFGKYGKSNKDTGSAESQIALFSYRIAHLTGHMQRNKKDHATQRALMMLVGKRRRFLDFLKERDIERYRKIVKDLDLRK; this is translated from the coding sequence ATGTCAGAGTATTTAGCTTCAGACAAAAAGCAGGATATCTTTGGAAAGTACGGGAAGTCCAATAAGGACACCGGCTCCGCAGAGAGTCAGATTGCTTTATTCTCCTACCGTATCGCTCACCTTACCGGTCACATGCAGCGCAACAAAAAGGACCACGCAACTCAGCGCGCCCTTATGATGTTGGTTGGTAAAAGACGCCGCTTCCTTGATTTCTTAAAGGAACGCGATATTGAGAGATACAGGAAAATCGTTAAGGACCTAGACCTACGTAAATAA
- a CDS encoding M48 family metallopeptidase, with product MSKKIISYSNGLGDVIFEKRPQSRSISVSVSARGVVKVTLPNYVSYLEAQQFLKTVENKIMATKREMAAKYPAATLPTKAQLQALSKRAHEILPARTRALYELLTGKVVIRNRLGIIEKDPFRYNRVAIKDNKTNWGSCSTIRNLNLNMHLVELPVDLMDFVIVHELCHLVYSNHGARFHALVNAATDGREKELSARLQKVKLI from the coding sequence GTGAGCAAAAAAATAATTTCATATAGCAACGGGCTGGGGGATGTGATCTTTGAGAAAAGACCGCAGAGCCGCTCTATATCAGTGAGTGTCAGCGCTCGCGGGGTGGTGAAGGTGACGCTGCCCAACTATGTGAGCTACCTAGAAGCGCAACAATTCCTAAAAACTGTCGAGAACAAAATAATGGCCACAAAGCGGGAGATGGCAGCTAAATATCCTGCCGCCACGCTGCCCACAAAGGCTCAGCTGCAGGCACTTAGCAAACGCGCGCATGAGATTCTGCCTGCAAGAACCCGGGCGCTTTATGAACTGCTCACCGGTAAGGTAGTCATCCGTAACAGGCTGGGAATCATAGAAAAAGACCCGTTCCGATACAATCGCGTGGCTATCAAGGACAACAAGACCAACTGGGGCAGCTGCTCCACAATCCGCAACCTCAACCTCAACATGCACCTTGTGGAACTCCCTGTGGATCTGATGGATTTTGTGATTGTCCATGAACTTTGCCACCTGGTCTACAGCAATCACGGCGCCCGCTTTCACGCCCTTGTCAATGCTGCCACAGATGGCCGTGAAAAGGAGCTTTCCGCCCGGCTGCAAAAGGTTAAATTAATCTAA
- a CDS encoding leucine-rich repeat protein, translated as MKKIFTIIAVAATVVATASCSKTDELSGTKNKITTINASIDDGTKAEANLADGTKVTLTDNTTTMGVTWKTGDEMFVFDGDNNSSTNTAFTYAGTDGAASGPFTGTFSSTNGHNIYAIAGTSSSSFQPAVNGSIIDLKNITSSVINTVESCVYNYSVMYAGAVYASDAIPHLTFSNAMAAVKLTLPNTSATFMVIKGYSADASIRNKATMTISGGASPVISWSKSGEYGTRTMGTWLTEYTFSAAKKIYLMMLPQASSKGMIITFTAGGEGASATAVNYVMLTDATKKIESGKYYRIPSTSVLTGAVLSVNSQTDASDFWYCNVNPTAGNLYNRLTALNGTTRNITVVIDGFNQVPAKLEGCTRLQTFVDNDCPSIEGAMFKGCTNLQNVSIAGTTYIGTSAFEGCSSLTSINLPSATTLTDSAFKDCPALTKVTFNSIITSFSWSSLNVFGGTTVPANIDLVLKTGQKDDGGATITGNTFSGVTFNHITFAD; from the coding sequence ATGAAAAAGATATTTACAATAATAGCAGTTGCGGCAACAGTTGTTGCAACTGCATCCTGCAGCAAAACAGATGAACTGTCGGGGACAAAAAATAAGATTACAACCATTAATGCAAGCATTGATGACGGTACCAAAGCTGAGGCAAATCTTGCGGACGGTACTAAGGTAACACTTACAGATAACACTACTACAATGGGAGTTACGTGGAAAACAGGAGACGAGATGTTTGTGTTTGACGGTGACAATAATTCAAGCACTAATACAGCGTTTACTTACGCCGGTACAGATGGTGCGGCCAGCGGTCCGTTCACCGGGACATTTTCTTCTACAAACGGTCATAATATTTATGCAATAGCAGGTACTTCTTCCTCTTCATTTCAGCCCGCTGTAAATGGGTCAATTATTGATTTAAAAAATATTACTTCTTCTGTAATAAACACAGTCGAATCATGTGTTTATAACTATTCTGTTATGTATGCCGGGGCAGTGTATGCATCCGATGCAATTCCTCATTTGACATTCAGCAATGCAATGGCGGCAGTCAAGTTGACACTTCCTAATACATCAGCAACGTTTATGGTGATAAAGGGTTACTCTGCGGACGCCTCTATAAGAAATAAGGCAACAATGACTATCAGCGGAGGAGCATCTCCAGTTATTAGCTGGTCAAAATCAGGTGAATATGGTACAAGAACGATGGGCACCTGGCTTACCGAATATACTTTCAGCGCTGCGAAAAAAATTTACTTAATGATGTTGCCGCAGGCAAGCAGCAAAGGAATGATAATCACTTTTACAGCAGGTGGTGAGGGGGCCTCTGCGACAGCTGTTAATTACGTTATGCTTACAGATGCAACCAAAAAAATTGAGTCCGGCAAATATTATAGAATTCCCTCAACTTCTGTCTTGACAGGTGCTGTTCTTTCAGTTAATTCTCAAACTGATGCTTCAGATTTTTGGTATTGCAATGTAAACCCTACGGCCGGAAACTTGTACAATCGCCTGACAGCTTTAAATGGTACTACAAGAAATATAACAGTTGTAATTGACGGATTTAATCAAGTACCGGCAAAACTTGAGGGTTGCACTAGGTTGCAGACCTTTGTTGATAATGACTGTCCTTCTATAGAAGGTGCAATGTTCAAAGGCTGCACAAATTTACAGAATGTTTCAATAGCAGGTACCACATATATCGGCACCTCAGCATTTGAAGGTTGCTCAAGTTTAACATCCATAAATTTACCATCAGCAACTACTCTTACAGACTCTGCCTTTAAAGATTGCCCTGCGCTGACTAAGGTAACTTTTAATAGCATTATAACTTCATTCTCATGGTCGTCTCTCAATGTATTTGGCGGAACCACCGTACCGGCAAATATTGACTTGGTTTTGAAAACCGGTCAGAAGGATGACGGCGGTGCTACTATCACTGGAAATACATTCTCCGGCGTTACGTTCAATCACATTACTTTTGCAGATTAA
- a CDS encoding leucine-rich repeat domain-containing protein, translating into MKKIFTIRYAMAAITASAVIVALTVASCTKTEELSGAKEKITTLDASLAGGTKAEAVLGGDEIDLATGTKVTLTDNANSLGVGGMGVVWKTGDAFYVFDGPLASSVPSKFTLTDGSATASAKFSGSFSSTNGNQLYAIYAPWAPQETKPANWVANGHVVELTGVEAGGSFKTPMTNSSLGNYSIMYGGVKYTSGSIPKITFKNALVAIKITFPTTGGFRYVRACSADGSMCNTATMKLSGGGTDGKSPDISWSNKGMYGTRQLWNQTTDANFAQFPTFYFLMLPQSTSKGLTIVFTKGGTGATATEVYYTMLTGSTELVGGNYYKIPSTLVKQGALLSSSTAPSSAFWYCTVDPSSSDYIRQALNSATSNKTVVIPDSFTSTPKYVQNSTYLETFIANGCTSLASSMFNGCTSLKNVSIANVTALPDYAFRGCTALESIYLPSVTSLSTTNGFTFANCSNLKKITFGTLISSSQNWYSAGVFNGIDATTIDLVLKKGQTGITGTGNNIINGIKFNSITLVD; encoded by the coding sequence ATGAAAAAGATATTTACAATAAGATATGCAATGGCGGCAATAACTGCCAGTGCGGTGATTGTAGCGTTGACAGTAGCATCCTGCACCAAAACAGAAGAACTGTCGGGAGCAAAAGAAAAAATTACAACACTTGATGCGTCGCTTGCCGGAGGCACTAAGGCTGAGGCAGTTCTGGGCGGTGATGAGATAGACCTTGCCACAGGAACCAAGGTTACCTTGACGGATAACGCTAATTCTTTGGGAGTTGGCGGAATGGGAGTTGTATGGAAAACAGGAGATGCCTTTTATGTATTTGACGGTCCATTAGCTTCAAGTGTTCCATCAAAGTTTACATTAACGGATGGTAGCGCAACAGCATCTGCCAAGTTCTCAGGATCATTTTCATCAACAAATGGGAATCAGTTGTACGCAATTTATGCACCGTGGGCACCTCAAGAGACAAAACCTGCAAATTGGGTAGCTAACGGGCATGTCGTAGAACTTACTGGCGTAGAAGCCGGCGGCTCTTTTAAGACTCCAATGACAAATTCATCTCTTGGCAATTATTCAATTATGTATGGCGGTGTAAAGTATACCTCCGGCTCAATACCCAAGATAACGTTCAAAAATGCATTAGTAGCCATTAAGATTACATTTCCAACAACAGGTGGGTTTAGGTATGTTAGAGCATGTTCGGCGGATGGTTCCATGTGCAATACAGCCACAATGAAATTGTCCGGTGGAGGTACAGATGGAAAATCTCCGGATATAAGTTGGTCAAATAAAGGCATGTACGGGACTAGACAACTTTGGAATCAAACAACTGACGCAAACTTTGCGCAATTCCCAACTTTTTATTTTCTGATGTTGCCACAATCAACAAGCAAAGGTTTAACCATTGTATTCACTAAAGGTGGTACGGGTGCCACAGCAACAGAAGTCTACTATACTATGCTTACCGGTTCAACAGAATTAGTGGGAGGTAACTATTATAAAATTCCTTCAACTCTAGTAAAGCAAGGGGCGCTGCTTTCTTCATCAACTGCTCCAAGTTCTGCATTCTGGTACTGCACAGTAGATCCAAGCTCAAGTGATTACATCAGGCAGGCTCTTAATAGCGCAACAAGCAATAAAACAGTTGTAATTCCCGACAGTTTTACATCAACTCCAAAATATGTGCAAAATAGCACCTATCTGGAAACCTTTATTGCAAACGGCTGCACTTCTCTTGCATCTTCTATGTTCAACGGTTGCACCTCTTTAAAAAATGTTTCAATAGCAAACGTTACAGCACTTCCAGATTATGCTTTTAGGGGATGTACAGCACTTGAATCCATATATTTACCATCGGTCACATCTCTTAGCACAACAAACGGATTCACTTTTGCAAACTGTTCCAATTTAAAAAAGATAACATTTGGGACTCTTATCAGTTCTTCTCAGAATTGGTACAGCGCAGGCGTTTTTAACGGTATTGATGCTACTACCATAGATCTTGTTCTTAAGAAAGGACAAACAGGAATTACTGGTACTGGTAATAACATAATTAACGGAATTAAGTTCAATAGCATCACGCTTGTGGATTAA
- a CDS encoding leucine-rich repeat domain-containing protein — MKKFFAIIVTVTATVAAAASVVLTATSCAKTDELSGVTTRHPLVTINASADGGANTSNASADGGANASKSSATANAGTAATPGTKVYITPDGSGNAKKVTWQTGDAVTLINDSTNAASSYSYAGTDNAKKGPFTSASPLSAGVGDQIYAFYNEHGAVNQTNNSISVSYTGATANDRALWEETTTSGNATNNSLMYADTTITTDSIVPDLKFRNACSIIRANGMNIPPYNSFKYITVFAGNGLLANSGTATLSGTGSSLELNWSDLNFGQAQYVSENTLSTSTNNKWNHLVIPTPKVLKNIGVFTGPLYYVFSDQPLATATSVEFLYTTAPAKLEAGKSYNISSNGAIFHPAAIFNTSGNIIGSLVYLVLINQAPLESNALQIYLSDKSYNGTIIQADGGVGAVSPLRTVGMSGFIDETLEFIPEYMFYHCDGLKYVSIPKVNHITHSAFEECGALSTVFLPKVTNVDSRAFFDCTALSKMIFCSIITDTDWTSVFGGVTTTNIDLVLKRGQTGVSGNTFLGVTFKSISFID; from the coding sequence ATGAAGAAATTTTTTGCAATTATTGTAACCGTGACAGCAACGGTTGCTGCAGCAGCATCAGTGGTGCTGACTGCAACAAGCTGCGCCAAAACAGATGAACTGTCGGGAGTCACAACAAGACACCCGCTTGTCACAATTAATGCGAGTGCTGATGGCGGCGCAAATACCTCAAATGCAAGTGCTGATGGCGGCGCAAATGCCTCAAAATCAAGCGCTACAGCAAATGCCGGCACTGCGGCAACGCCTGGCACAAAAGTTTATATTACTCCCGACGGGTCCGGAAATGCCAAGAAGGTGACTTGGCAAACAGGTGATGCTGTGACACTTATCAATGATTCAACAAATGCGGCATCATCTTATTCCTATGCAGGAACAGATAACGCAAAGAAGGGACCGTTTACAAGTGCGAGTCCGCTGAGCGCCGGAGTCGGGGACCAAATCTATGCTTTTTACAATGAGCACGGAGCGGTCAATCAGACAAACAACAGCATATCTGTAAGTTACACTGGGGCAACTGCAAACGACAGAGCGCTTTGGGAAGAAACTACAACTTCCGGCAACGCCACAAATAATTCATTGATGTATGCAGATACAACCATTACAACGGACAGCATTGTCCCGGATTTAAAATTTAGGAATGCATGTTCAATTATTAGAGCAAACGGAATGAATATACCGCCCTATAATTCATTCAAATACATTACAGTCTTTGCAGGTAACGGATTGCTTGCAAATTCTGGCACTGCAACGCTTTCAGGTACAGGGAGTTCTCTAGAGCTTAATTGGTCAGATTTGAATTTTGGTCAGGCACAGTACGTATCGGAAAACACGTTAAGTACATCTACAAACAATAAATGGAATCACCTTGTGATACCAACACCTAAGGTGCTTAAAAATATTGGCGTCTTTACTGGACCGTTGTATTATGTGTTTAGTGATCAACCTCTTGCAACGGCAACGTCTGTTGAATTTCTTTACACAACTGCTCCTGCAAAATTGGAGGCCGGCAAGTCATACAATATAAGCAGTAATGGTGCGATTTTTCATCCGGCGGCAATCTTTAATACAAGCGGAAATATTATCGGAAGTCTTGTTTATCTGGTTTTGATTAACCAGGCCCCGCTGGAAAGTAATGCTTTACAAATTTATTTGAGTGATAAATCCTATAACGGAACTATTATTCAGGCAGATGGAGGTGTAGGTGCAGTATCTCCACTTAGGACAGTTGGCATGTCGGGATTTATAGATGAGACTCTGGAATTTATTCCTGAGTATATGTTTTATCATTGCGATGGTCTTAAATATGTTTCCATACCAAAAGTTAATCATATTACCCATAGTGCCTTTGAAGAATGCGGTGCTTTGAGTACAGTTTTCCTTCCAAAAGTAACAAATGTTGACAGTAGGGCGTTCTTTGATTGTACTGCTCTGTCAAAGATGATATTCTGCTCCATCATAACAGACACCGACTGGACATCTGTGTTTGGAGGCGTCACCACCACTAACATAGACCTTGTTCTAAAACGCGGTCAGACAGGCGTTTCCGGCAACACTTTTCTGGGCGTTACGTTTAAGAGCATTTCGTTTATAGATTAA
- a CDS encoding dipeptide epimerase, with amino-acid sequence MTSRRTFLKSAGLLTAAAALFDPAKIFARNGMGFSGAGGRGLSGKGEKKIVLEWCPYEAKMKHVFTISHSSRTSTPIVLTRITYDGYTGYGEAAMPPYLGETTSSAVEFLKKAKPELERFSDPFMIGDIMQDMDELTTHNCAAKASVDIALHDLVGKMIGQPWWKIWGFDPAHCPNNSFTVGLDTREVVLQKAKEASIYKVIKVKLGRTEEQDKMMINTIREVCNNTICVDANQGWKDKHYALDMINWLNTKNVNMIEQPMPVGMLEDTGWVTENSPLPIIADESCQRLTDVRKLHGYFTGINIKLMKCTGLHEAREMISLAEALGMKLMVGCMTETSVAISAASQIAPKTKWSDLDGNWLIANDCFTGSQVVDGRIVPSNDPGIGAKMNKGVDLQFVGRIKTNT; translated from the coding sequence ATGACAAGCAGAAGAACATTTTTAAAGAGCGCGGGACTTCTGACAGCTGCAGCAGCACTGTTTGATCCTGCTAAGATTTTTGCACGCAATGGAATGGGATTCTCCGGTGCAGGCGGACGCGGATTGTCCGGCAAAGGAGAGAAGAAGATTGTCCTTGAGTGGTGCCCTTATGAGGCAAAGATGAAACACGTTTTCACCATCTCTCACTCATCCAGAACATCCACTCCAATTGTCTTAACCAGAATAACTTATGACGGATATACCGGATACGGCGAGGCAGCAATGCCTCCATATCTTGGAGAAACCACCAGCTCTGCGGTTGAATTTTTAAAGAAGGCAAAACCGGAGCTTGAGAGATTCAGTGATCCGTTCATGATTGGAGATATCATGCAGGATATGGATGAGCTGACAACTCACAACTGCGCAGCAAAAGCTTCAGTTGATATTGCACTGCATGATTTGGTTGGAAAAATGATTGGCCAGCCATGGTGGAAGATTTGGGGCTTTGATCCTGCACATTGTCCAAATAACTCATTCACAGTAGGATTGGACACACGAGAAGTTGTACTTCAGAAAGCAAAAGAGGCCTCTATATATAAAGTTATCAAGGTAAAGCTTGGTCGCACAGAGGAGCAGGACAAGATGATGATTAACACAATCCGCGAGGTTTGCAACAATACAATTTGCGTTGACGCCAATCAAGGATGGAAAGACAAACATTATGCTCTTGACATGATTAACTGGCTTAACACCAAGAATGTCAACATGATAGAACAACCAATGCCTGTCGGGATGCTAGAAGATACAGGATGGGTTACAGAGAACAGCCCGCTTCCAATTATTGCTGATGAGTCTTGCCAGCGTCTTACCGATGTGCGCAAGTTGCACGGCTACTTTACCGGCATCAACATCAAATTGATGAAATGCACCGGTTTGCATGAAGCTCGGGAGATGATATCATTAGCAGAGGCACTAGGCATGAAGCTTATGGTTGGCTGTATGACAGAGACTTCCGTAGCAATTTCCGCCGCTTCTCAGATTGCTCCAAAGACCAAATGGTCAGATTTGGACGGCAACTGGCTGATTGCAAATGATTGCTTCACAGGTTCTCAAGTTGTTGACGGACGCATAGTTCCATCTAATGACCCCGGCATTGGAGCCAAGATGAACAAAGGCGTTGATTTGCAATTTGTAGGCAGAATAAAAACGAATACTTGA
- a CDS encoding C40 family peptidase, which yields MRYVSFLALAAAAFIAVPAGMQAQEHSGCKNQNPDNQAFEKLNKEVRSAYAPDERDKTYQVRMETAKSQSDQTNNFTFVLRGSTTETAAKETIVKKMREALAANHAGANVQVLDSIDLLPSAKLNGKIYGIICMSVASFNCDGDFSAESGTQALMGMPVKILEQNEDDWYRCINMEGYTAWVIGRSVTAMNEQEYDEYMRKPKVIVATKYTTIYREPSYTSLVVSDAVWGDILIKKGDVAGTHGKNAGNHDGQGKVLRNGGKGLHNNNWVHVAIADGREGYIRASEVIGLDKWISTANPTPENIVETAKQFTGYPYVWGGTSVKGIDCSGLAKTSYFLNGYVLRRDASQQCKTGDSVDVAKYVAGEQTLENLKALQPGDLLFFGRKATAERPAHVSHVGIYVGNGIMIHSSDIVRINTLIPDSSNANAEGDFIGPDGYNYGKLPYYRGSGRLLMARRIIGNADQGKGIISVKKIGLTKAEKPAPYPNK from the coding sequence ATGAGATACGTATCTTTTTTAGCGCTGGCTGCGGCGGCTTTCATTGCAGTTCCGGCGGGGATGCAGGCGCAGGAACATAGCGGCTGCAAGAATCAGAATCCTGACAATCAGGCATTTGAAAAGTTGAACAAAGAAGTGCGCAGTGCGTACGCCCCGGATGAGCGGGATAAGACTTACCAGGTGCGCATGGAGACGGCTAAGAGCCAGTCAGACCAAACCAACAATTTTACTTTTGTGCTAAGAGGCTCAACAACAGAGACTGCGGCAAAAGAAACTATCGTGAAAAAAATGAGAGAAGCACTTGCAGCAAATCACGCAGGGGCCAATGTTCAAGTTCTAGATAGTATTGACCTTCTGCCTTCCGCCAAGTTAAACGGTAAAATTTACGGCATTATATGTATGTCCGTTGCAAGTTTCAACTGTGATGGAGATTTCTCTGCAGAATCTGGCACTCAAGCTCTTATGGGAATGCCTGTAAAAATTCTGGAGCAAAATGAAGACGACTGGTATCGCTGCATCAACATGGAGGGCTATACCGCCTGGGTGATTGGACGCAGCGTTACTGCAATGAATGAGCAGGAGTATGATGAGTACATGAGAAAACCTAAGGTTATTGTAGCCACCAAATACACAACCATTTACAGAGAACCTTCTTATACTTCTCTTGTTGTGAGCGATGCTGTTTGGGGAGATATTTTGATTAAGAAAGGTGACGTAGCCGGCACGCACGGAAAAAACGCCGGCAATCATGACGGGCAGGGAAAGGTCTTGCGCAACGGTGGAAAAGGTTTGCACAATAACAATTGGGTGCATGTTGCAATTGCCGATGGAAGAGAAGGTTACATTAGGGCATCAGAGGTAATTGGACTTGATAAATGGATAAGCACGGCAAATCCTACGCCTGAAAATATTGTTGAAACTGCAAAGCAATTTACCGGATACCCTTATGTTTGGGGCGGCACTTCAGTTAAAGGAATTGATTGCAGCGGTCTGGCTAAGACCTCCTATTTCCTTAATGGTTACGTACTTAGAAGGGATGCTTCCCAGCAGTGCAAGACCGGAGACAGTGTGGATGTTGCAAAATATGTTGCGGGCGAGCAGACGCTTGAAAATCTCAAGGCTTTGCAACCGGGTGATTTACTGTTCTTTGGACGCAAGGCAACAGCGGAGAGACCGGCTCACGTATCCCACGTAGGAATATATGTTGGCAACGGTATAATGATACATTCGTCTGATATTGTGAGAATTAATACTCTTATTCCCGACAGCTCAAATGCAAATGCGGAGGGAGATTTTATTGGTCCCGACGGTTACAATTACGGTAAGCTGCCATATTACAGAGGCTCCGGCAGATTGCTAATGGCCCGCAGAATAATAGGCAATGCAGACCAAGGCAAAGGAATTATTTCCGTTAAGAAGATTGGTCTTACAAAGGCCGAGAAGCCGGCGCCGTATCCTAATAAATGA